One part of the Lachnospiraceae bacterium JLR.KK002 genome encodes these proteins:
- a CDS encoding methyl-accepting chemotaxis protein — protein MNENMEVKKPKTKGFKSLTVMLVSIICIMVSVPTIGLACLGVYYLRQSMDESVDLYEESMTDGYSMEIKSQVQGALALIQRYYDRFKSGEMTEEEAQQRAKDAVRSMRYRDDGSGYIWIDGEDYVLVEHPILTDQEGTNRKDLTDQNGVKVTQNVVSAAKAGGGYNEFYFTKADGVTVAPKIAYSEMFEPWGWAVATGNYVDEMNAKIDSQKDNIQKEFSGMLMIYGVAAVVMLIIAIVISTVGGMRITKGIKMVEAHLRQAAVGDLSFTVSPVLLQRNDEIGEMARSLDNVRESLATMIGSVLHTGESLNQSSEKFSEKFGYILTSIRDTNQAIEDLAQGATSQANETETVNEKIGELGDVIEVEKSGVHKLEEAVSAMATHSAGASESIRELDQITRLTIETIDVVSEQTNKNNDSAANINKTIEIIKGLAAQTNLLSLNASIEAARAGEAGRGFAVVAEEIRNLSEESSGNAQEIEEIVKELVHNVEVSVNKMQEVTNNVQKQQKCLQETRVAFQHLKEEVAMVEEVTKEIGGQTEILNSLKQIVTDSANSLASVVEESAASTEETSASMTLLSQTIDECTEDTRGLVELSRRQNDQANKFKL, from the coding sequence ATGAATGAAAATATGGAAGTTAAGAAACCGAAGACGAAAGGCTTCAAAAGCCTGACCGTTATGCTGGTTTCCATTATCTGTATTATGGTGTCTGTTCCGACAATTGGTCTGGCATGTCTGGGTGTTTATTATCTGAGACAGTCCATGGATGAGTCAGTGGATTTGTATGAGGAGTCCATGACAGACGGTTATTCCATGGAAATCAAATCTCAGGTACAGGGAGCCCTGGCACTGATTCAGCGTTATTATGACAGGTTTAAAAGCGGTGAAATGACGGAGGAAGAGGCGCAGCAGAGAGCGAAAGATGCAGTGCGTTCCATGCGTTACCGGGATGACGGCTCCGGTTATATCTGGATTGACGGAGAGGATTATGTGCTGGTTGAACATCCGATTCTGACAGACCAGGAAGGTACCAACCGGAAGGATTTAACAGATCAGAACGGTGTGAAAGTGACGCAGAATGTGGTGTCAGCAGCAAAAGCCGGAGGCGGCTACAATGAATTTTATTTTACCAAGGCAGACGGTGTGACTGTTGCGCCCAAGATTGCCTATTCTGAGATGTTTGAGCCCTGGGGCTGGGCCGTTGCCACCGGAAATTATGTGGATGAAATGAATGCAAAGATTGACAGCCAGAAAGATAATATCCAGAAAGAATTCTCCGGTATGCTTATGATTTACGGAGTTGCGGCTGTTGTTATGCTGATTATAGCGATAGTAATTTCCACAGTGGGTGGTATGCGGATAACAAAAGGTATTAAGATGGTGGAGGCTCATCTTCGCCAGGCAGCAGTGGGAGATCTTAGTTTTACCGTCAGCCCTGTATTACTGCAAAGGAATGACGAGATTGGAGAAATGGCACGTTCCCTGGATAATGTGCGGGAATCTCTGGCAACTATGATTGGCAGTGTTCTCCATACAGGAGAATCTCTGAATCAGAGCAGTGAAAAGTTCAGTGAGAAGTTCGGTTATATTCTGACCAGTATCCGGGATACCAATCAGGCCATTGAAGACCTGGCACAGGGAGCTACCAGTCAGGCTAATGAGACAGAGACCGTAAATGAGAAGATTGGGGAACTGGGAGATGTTATTGAAGTAGAAAAGAGCGGTGTACATAAGCTGGAAGAAGCAGTTTCTGCCATGGCTACCCATTCAGCAGGAGCTTCTGAGAGTATTCGGGAACTGGATCAGATTACAAGACTGACCATTGAAACCATTGATGTGGTATCAGAACAGACCAATAAGAATAATGACTCCGCCGCCAATATCAATAAAACCATTGAGATTATCAAAGGGCTGGCAGCCCAGACCAATCTGCTTTCCCTGAATGCCAGCATAGAGGCGGCCAGAGCCGGAGAAGCCGGCAGAGGATTTGCAGTTGTGGCAGAAGAAATCCGGAATCTTTCCGAGGAATCTTCCGGAAATGCCCAGGAGATTGAAGAAATAGTGAAAGAACTGGTGCATAATGTGGAAGTTTCCGTCAATAAAATGCAGGAAGTTACGAACAATGTGCAGAAGCAGCAGAAATGTCTGCAGGAAACCAGAGTTGCATTTCAGCATTTGAAAGAAGAAGTAGCCATGGTTGAAGAAGTGACAAAAGAAATCGGCGGACAGACAGAGATTCTGAATTCCCTGAAACAGATTGTTACAGACTCTGCCAACAGTCTGGCAAGCGTGGTGGAGGAGAGTGCGGCGTCCACAGAAGAAACCAGCGCCAGCATGACTCTTCTGTCTCAGACCATTGACGAGTGTACCGAAGATACCAGGGGACTGGTAGAACTGAGCCGCAGACAGAATGACCAGGCAAATAAATTTAAATTGTAA
- the aspS gene encoding aspartate--tRNA ligase, which yields MSSIYRDITLNKVSETDIGRTIRAAGWVENIRDHGGVSFIDLRDMYAVMQVVIRDGKLLEGIRREQAVSIQGIIEQRDEDTYNPKIPTGTIELEAKEIQILGDVYAPLPFEVMTSREVREDVRLKYRYLDLRNQKVKDNIIFRSRVIAYLREKMTELGFLEIQTPILCASSPEGARDYIVPSRKYKGKFYALPQAPQQYKQLLMVSGFDRYFQIAPCFRDEDARADRSPGEFYQLDFEMSFADQEDVFQVGEEVLSAVFEKFAPEGSTVTKAPYPVYSYKQAMLEFGTDKPDLRNPLRIMDLTEFFQKCTFQPFLGKTVRALRVHAEMSKSFHGKLLKFATGIGMGGLGYLEVMEDGSFKGPIDKFIPEELKEEFRSLAGPETGDTIFFMADREERAAYFAGMIRTELGDKLGLLEKNAFRFCYVNDFPMFEQDPQTKELTFTHNPFSMPQGGLEALETMDPLDILAYQYDIVCNGVELSSGAVRNHDLQVMVKAFAIAGYDEETLKSKFGALYHAFQFGAPPHAGMAPGIDRMLMLLRGEENIREVIAYPMNGNAQDLMCGAPNQVTEQQLREVHIKVRD from the coding sequence ATGAGCAGTATTTACAGAGACATAACGTTAAACAAAGTGAGTGAAACAGATATCGGACGGACCATCCGGGCAGCCGGATGGGTGGAAAACATCCGGGACCATGGCGGCGTTTCTTTTATTGATTTGAGGGACATGTACGCTGTGATGCAGGTGGTGATTCGGGATGGGAAGCTGCTGGAGGGAATCCGCCGGGAACAGGCGGTATCCATTCAGGGTATTATCGAACAGCGGGATGAGGATACGTACAACCCGAAGATTCCCACGGGAACCATAGAGCTGGAAGCAAAGGAAATTCAGATTCTGGGAGACGTATATGCACCTCTGCCCTTTGAAGTGATGACCAGCAGAGAAGTGCGGGAAGACGTGCGTTTGAAATACCGCTATCTGGATTTGCGGAACCAGAAAGTAAAAGACAACATTATTTTCCGTTCCAGGGTCATTGCATATCTGAGGGAGAAAATGACAGAACTGGGATTTCTGGAAATCCAGACCCCGATTCTCTGTGCTTCTTCCCCGGAAGGAGCCAGGGATTATATTGTTCCTTCCAGAAAATACAAGGGGAAATTTTACGCGCTGCCTCAGGCGCCCCAGCAGTACAAACAGCTTCTGATGGTATCCGGTTTTGACAGGTATTTCCAGATAGCCCCCTGCTTCCGGGATGAGGACGCCAGAGCAGACCGCTCGCCGGGAGAATTTTACCAGCTTGATTTTGAAATGAGCTTTGCCGACCAGGAAGATGTATTTCAGGTGGGAGAAGAAGTATTGTCCGCAGTTTTTGAAAAATTTGCACCGGAGGGAAGCACAGTTACAAAGGCTCCCTACCCTGTGTACAGCTATAAACAGGCTATGCTGGAGTTTGGCACCGACAAGCCGGATTTGCGGAATCCTCTGCGGATTATGGATCTGACAGAATTTTTTCAGAAATGTACCTTTCAGCCTTTCCTTGGAAAAACCGTGCGGGCCCTCCGGGTACATGCGGAAATGTCCAAAAGTTTTCATGGGAAACTGCTGAAATTTGCCACCGGAATCGGCATGGGCGGACTGGGTTATCTGGAAGTGATGGAAGACGGCAGCTTTAAGGGGCCCATTGACAAGTTTATACCGGAAGAATTAAAAGAGGAGTTCCGCAGCCTTGCCGGCCCTGAGACAGGAGACACCATATTTTTTATGGCGGACAGGGAAGAACGGGCGGCTTACTTTGCAGGTATGATTCGTACGGAACTGGGAGATAAGCTGGGCTTACTGGAAAAAAATGCGTTCCGGTTCTGTTATGTCAATGATTTTCCCATGTTTGAGCAGGATCCTCAGACGAAAGAACTGACCTTCACCCACAATCCCTTCTCCATGCCCCAGGGCGGGCTGGAAGCGCTGGAAACCATGGATCCCCTGGACATTCTGGCATATCAGTACGACATTGTGTGCAACGGAGTGGAGCTGTCTTCCGGCGCGGTCCGCAACCACGATTTACAGGTTATGGTGAAAGCCTTTGCAATTGCAGGATATGATGAGGAAACGCTGAAAAGCAAATTCGGCGCCCTCTACCACGCGTTTCAGTTCGGAGCGCCGCCCCACGCAGGCATGGCGCCGGGGATTGACCGTATGCTGATGTTGCTGCGGGGAGAAGAAAACATCCGCGAAGTGATTGCGTACCCCATGAACGGAAATGCCCAGGATCTTATGTGCGGCGCGCCGAATCAGGTGACAGAGCAGCAGCTTCGGGAAGTGCATATCAAAGTCAGGGATTAG
- the gatC gene encoding Asp-tRNA(Asn)/Glu-tRNA(Gln) amidotransferase subunit GatC yields MEKKQGRNVISDETMEYVGILAKLELSQEERERARKDMEEMLDYIDKLNELDTSGVEPMSHVFPVDNVFREDVVTNGDDRENMLKNAPEVREGSYQVPKTVE; encoded by the coding sequence ATGGAAAAGAAACAGGGCAGAAATGTGATTTCAGATGAAACCATGGAATATGTGGGAATTCTGGCCAAACTGGAGCTTTCCCAGGAGGAGCGGGAACGGGCCAGAAAGGATATGGAGGAAATGCTGGATTATATTGACAAACTGAACGAACTGGATACTTCCGGCGTGGAGCCCATGTCCCATGTATTTCCTGTAGATAATGTGTTTCGGGAAGATGTGGTGACAAACGGGGATGACCGTGAAAATATGCTGAAAAATGCGCCGGAAGTCCGGGAGGGAAGTTATCAGGTACCGAAAACAGTGGAATGA
- the gatA gene encoding Asp-tRNA(Asn)/Glu-tRNA(Gln) amidotransferase subunit GatA, whose protein sequence is MSVKEIRQFTALQLAEKIKHKEISVTEAVQATLEQIHQAEPEIHSYVTLDEEGALKQAAEIQEKISRGELEGPLAGVPAAIKDNLCIEGLRTTCSSRILENFVPTYTAEAVLNLQKAGAVILGKTNMDEFAMGSTTETSAFGITRNPWNPKHVPGGSSGGSCAAVAAQECFYALGSDTGGSIRQPAAFCGVTGLKPTYGTVSRYGLIAYGSSLDQIGPVAKDVADCAAVLEVITSYDRKDSTSLNRKDTDFISALKKDVKGMKIGIPKDYLGEGLNGEVRESVLAAAKVLEAQGALVEEFDLSLVEYAIPAYYVIACAEASSNLARFDGVKYGYRSQEYEGLHQMYKKSRSEGFGPEVKRRIMLGSFVLSSGYYDAYYLKALRTKALIKQAFDQAFETYDVILGPAAPTTAPEIGKSLEDPLKMYLGDIYTVSVNLAGLPAMTLPCGMDRKGLPIGLQLIGGCFQEKKILQAAYAFEQNRR, encoded by the coding sequence ATGTCAGTGAAAGAAATCAGACAATTTACCGCGCTGCAGCTTGCGGAAAAGATAAAGCATAAGGAAATCAGCGTGACAGAAGCAGTACAGGCGACGCTGGAGCAAATCCATCAGGCGGAGCCGGAGATACACAGTTATGTGACGCTGGACGAAGAAGGCGCCCTGAAACAGGCAGCCGAAATACAGGAAAAAATTAGCAGAGGAGAACTGGAAGGGCCGCTGGCCGGGGTTCCCGCGGCAATCAAGGATAATCTGTGCATCGAAGGGCTGCGGACCACATGCAGTTCCAGAATCCTGGAAAATTTTGTGCCCACATACACAGCGGAAGCAGTGCTGAATCTGCAGAAAGCGGGTGCGGTGATTCTGGGCAAAACCAATATGGATGAATTTGCCATGGGGAGCACCACGGAAACCTCAGCCTTTGGGATTACCCGGAACCCCTGGAATCCGAAGCATGTGCCGGGCGGTTCCTCCGGAGGAAGTTGTGCGGCGGTGGCGGCTCAGGAATGTTTTTATGCACTGGGCTCCGATACAGGCGGCTCCATTCGACAGCCAGCCGCATTCTGCGGCGTGACAGGGCTAAAGCCCACCTACGGAACGGTTTCCCGGTACGGGCTGATTGCTTACGGCTCCTCTCTGGACCAGATTGGGCCGGTGGCAAAGGATGTGGCGGACTGCGCGGCCGTTCTGGAAGTGATTACTTCTTATGACAGGAAAGATTCCACTTCCCTGAACCGGAAGGATACGGATTTTATTTCCGCACTGAAAAAAGATGTAAAAGGTATGAAAATCGGAATTCCGAAAGATTATCTGGGGGAAGGGCTGAATGGGGAAGTGCGGGAATCTGTTCTTGCGGCGGCAAAAGTGCTGGAAGCGCAGGGCGCCCTGGTGGAAGAATTTGATTTAAGCCTGGTGGAGTACGCAATTCCGGCTTATTATGTCATTGCATGTGCTGAAGCCAGCTCCAACCTGGCACGGTTTGACGGAGTGAAATACGGATACCGCAGCCAGGAATACGAAGGGCTTCATCAGATGTACAAAAAATCCCGCTCCGAAGGGTTCGGCCCGGAGGTGAAACGAAGGATTATGCTGGGCTCCTTTGTGCTGAGTTCCGGTTATTATGACGCTTATTACCTGAAAGCTCTGCGCACCAAAGCACTGATCAAACAGGCTTTTGACCAGGCTTTTGAAACATACGACGTGATTCTTGGCCCGGCGGCGCCCACCACTGCACCGGAAATCGGAAAGAGCCTGGAGGACCCCTTAAAGATGTATCTGGGAGATATTTATACAGTCTCTGTAAATCTGGCAGGACTGCCGGCCATGACCCTGCCCTGCGGGATGGATAGAAAAGGACTTCCCATCGGACTGCAGTTAATCGGCGGATGTTTCCAGGAAAAAAAGATTCTGCAGGCAGCTTATGCATTTGAGCAGAACAGGAGGTGA
- the gatB gene encoding Asp-tRNA(Asn)/Glu-tRNA(Gln) amidotransferase subunit GatB yields MSKEYETVIGLEVHVELATKTKIFCGCSTAFGGAPNTHTCPVCTGMPGSLPVLNKKVVEYAMAVGLAAGCTITRNCKFDRKNYFYPDNPQNYQISQLYLPICRDGGIEIETSAGTKTIGIHEIHMEEDAGKLIHDEWGDCSLVDYNRSGVPLIEIVSEPDMGSAEEVIAYLEKLRMMIQYLGASDCKLNEGSMRADVNLSVREAGSEELGTRTEMKNLNSFKAIARAIEHEKTRQIDLLEEGKQVIQETRRWDDGKEYSYPMRSKEDAQDYRYFPEPDLAPLSISEEWIAEIKAGQPELRPEKMARYRQEYGLPDYDTEIITSSKHLADLFEATAELCRKPKKVSNWLMGETMRLLKEREMEPEEIRFSPEHLAKLIALTEEGSINSTVAKEVFEKIFDEDIDPDAYVRDHGLKTVNDEGELRAVVEQVIKDNPKSVEDYRNGKEKAIGFLVGQTMKAMKGKANPGMVNQILKELL; encoded by the coding sequence ATGAGCAAAGAATATGAAACGGTCATCGGACTGGAAGTCCATGTGGAGCTTGCCACCAAAACAAAGATTTTCTGCGGCTGTTCCACAGCATTTGGAGGAGCGCCCAATACCCATACCTGTCCGGTATGCACCGGAATGCCGGGGTCCCTTCCGGTTCTGAATAAGAAAGTAGTGGAATACGCCATGGCAGTGGGCCTTGCCGCCGGCTGTACCATAACCAGGAACTGTAAATTTGACCGGAAAAATTATTTTTACCCGGATAATCCCCAGAACTACCAGATTTCCCAGCTCTATCTGCCCATCTGCCGGGATGGAGGAATTGAGATTGAAACCTCTGCCGGAACGAAAACCATCGGAATCCATGAAATCCATATGGAGGAGGACGCGGGGAAATTAATTCATGACGAGTGGGGTGACTGTTCTCTGGTGGACTACAACCGTTCCGGTGTGCCATTAATAGAAATTGTTTCCGAGCCGGATATGGGTTCGGCAGAAGAAGTCATTGCTTATCTGGAAAAGCTGCGGATGATGATTCAGTATCTGGGGGCCTCCGACTGCAAACTGAACGAGGGCTCCATGCGGGCGGATGTGAACCTGTCGGTACGGGAAGCAGGCTCAGAGGAGCTGGGCACCCGGACGGAAATGAAGAATCTGAACTCTTTTAAAGCTATTGCCAGAGCCATTGAACACGAGAAAACCCGGCAGATTGATTTGCTGGAAGAGGGAAAACAGGTAATCCAGGAAACCAGAAGATGGGATGATGGAAAAGAGTATTCCTACCCCATGCGCAGCAAGGAAGACGCTCAGGATTACCGGTATTTTCCGGAGCCGGATCTGGCTCCCCTTTCCATCAGTGAGGAATGGATTGCAGAGATTAAGGCAGGGCAGCCGGAACTGCGCCCGGAGAAAATGGCAAGGTACCGGCAGGAGTACGGACTGCCTGATTACGATACGGAGATTATCACCTCGTCCAAACATCTGGCTGACTTGTTTGAAGCCACCGCAGAGCTGTGCCGGAAACCGAAAAAAGTAAGCAACTGGCTGATGGGAGAGACCATGCGCCTCTTAAAGGAACGGGAAATGGAGCCGGAGGAAATCCGTTTTTCACCGGAACATCTGGCAAAACTGATTGCCCTGACAGAAGAAGGCAGCATTAACAGCACAGTGGCGAAAGAAGTATTTGAGAAAATATTTGACGAGGACATCGACCCGGATGCTTATGTCAGAGACCATGGACTGAAAACCGTCAACGACGAAGGGGAACTTCGCGCTGTCGTGGAACAGGTGATAAAGGATAACCCAAAATCCGTGGAAGATTACCGGAACGGAAAGGAAAAAGCCATTGGATTTCTGGTGGGCCAGACCATGAAGGCCATGAAGGGAAAGGCAAATCCCGGCATGGTAAATCAGATTTTGAAAGAATTGTTGTAA
- a CDS encoding TetR/AcrR family transcriptional regulator, producing the protein MTRKEQKEARKVQIIQATLDLFVERGYYGTKTSQISRRAGISEGLLFHYFPTKEILLEELVNIGLEGMRMPMQVRAENGLDFFYQFTKLLFLQTEKNPFIAKMFVFMGHVAWAEDIPEKLRRLAASVDTIAFCQNWVEAGQKDGSIRKGNVMSLSNMYWCAIHGIMEQCALHPEIPLPEPEWIVGMLQNDSEAIE; encoded by the coding sequence ATGACAAGGAAGGAACAAAAGGAAGCCAGAAAAGTACAGATTATTCAGGCTACCCTGGATTTATTCGTGGAACGGGGATATTACGGAACCAAAACAAGCCAGATATCCAGGCGGGCGGGGATTAGTGAAGGGTTGCTGTTTCATTATTTTCCAACAAAGGAAATTCTGTTAGAAGAGCTGGTAAATATCGGACTGGAAGGGATGCGTATGCCCATGCAGGTCAGGGCAGAAAATGGTCTGGATTTTTTTTATCAATTTACGAAACTATTGTTTCTGCAGACCGAAAAAAATCCTTTTATTGCGAAAATGTTCGTATTTATGGGACATGTGGCGTGGGCGGAAGATATACCGGAGAAACTTCGTCGGCTGGCCGCTTCGGTCGATACTATTGCATTTTGCCAGAACTGGGTGGAAGCAGGACAGAAAGATGGAAGCATTCGGAAAGGAAACGTCATGTCGCTGTCAAATATGTACTGGTGTGCGATACACGGAATCATGGAACAGTGTGCGCTGCATCCGGAAATTCCCCTGCCGGAACCGGAGTGGATAGTGGGTATGCTGCAAAACGATTCAGAAGCAATTGAGTGA
- a CDS encoding NAD(P)/FAD-dependent oxidoreductase: protein MSENRKIVIAGGGIAGLSAGIYGRLAGYDVDIYEKNPIAGGQCMGWNRKGCHIDNCIHWLTGTKKGTSLRKVWETVGALDEHTEFADCDCFYTSIRGGFQVTLWKDLERTKAELLQLSPEDETEIKKFVKHVKYAAECEMPAEKPLDAMGITDYIHMGASMADMPKVMKEYGSIDLEEMSRRFKHPALKALFTDYLPKEYVASSFLVSYASIISGNGEIPMGGSLAMVQRMVKRFQELGGNLYCNEPVLRILIKNKKAIGIEKADGKTVLADYVISSVDTMEMFGNLVGKKYMDAKWRSCYADNDKYPLFTAVQAAFVADREAYDGKGTVFFDCAPFETGGKKVERISVKSYEYEPGFAPTGKMVLQVNVPQFDKEYFYWKGLEGKEYERQKKETVRAIEKRLLTQFPGLQGHMEFLDCWTPITYERYCNAYHGAYMGFITKKGVKSFRVKGIIKGIKNLYIASQWVMAPGGLPVAVTAGKFAVWRIVRKDKK from the coding sequence ATGAGTGAAAACAGAAAAATTGTAATCGCAGGCGGCGGCATTGCCGGATTGTCGGCAGGAATTTATGGCAGACTGGCAGGTTATGACGTGGATATTTATGAGAAAAATCCCATTGCCGGCGGCCAGTGTATGGGGTGGAACCGGAAAGGCTGCCATATTGATAACTGTATTCATTGGCTTACCGGAACTAAAAAAGGGACGTCTCTCCGGAAAGTATGGGAAACAGTGGGAGCCCTGGATGAGCATACGGAATTTGCAGACTGCGACTGCTTTTATACAAGTATCCGGGGAGGTTTTCAGGTAACACTGTGGAAGGATTTAGAAAGGACGAAGGCAGAACTTCTCCAGTTGTCCCCTGAAGATGAAACGGAAATAAAAAAATTTGTGAAGCATGTGAAATACGCAGCGGAATGTGAAATGCCAGCTGAGAAGCCTCTGGATGCTATGGGGATTACTGATTATATCCATATGGGAGCTTCCATGGCGGATATGCCAAAGGTGATGAAGGAATACGGTTCCATTGATCTGGAAGAAATGTCCAGGCGGTTTAAACATCCTGCACTGAAGGCACTGTTTACAGATTATCTGCCCAAAGAATATGTTGCAAGTTCTTTTCTCGTTTCTTATGCCAGTATTATATCCGGTAATGGTGAAATACCGATGGGCGGTTCTCTGGCAATGGTGCAGCGTATGGTGAAGCGATTTCAGGAGCTTGGAGGAAATTTATACTGTAATGAACCGGTTTTACGGATTCTGATAAAAAATAAAAAAGCAATCGGGATTGAAAAGGCAGACGGGAAAACAGTGCTGGCAGATTATGTTATCTCATCCGTGGATACGATGGAAATGTTCGGCAATTTAGTCGGGAAAAAGTATATGGATGCAAAATGGCGGTCCTGTTATGCAGATAATGACAAATATCCTCTTTTCACTGCTGTTCAGGCGGCATTTGTGGCTGACCGGGAGGCATATGACGGGAAAGGAACTGTTTTCTTCGACTGCGCTCCTTTTGAAACCGGGGGAAAGAAAGTGGAGAGAATTTCGGTGAAAAGTTACGAGTATGAACCTGGATTTGCTCCCACAGGAAAAATGGTACTCCAGGTAAATGTTCCACAATTCGATAAGGAATACTTTTACTGGAAAGGACTGGAAGGGAAGGAATATGAGAGACAGAAAAAGGAGACAGTAAGGGCAATTGAGAAACGATTGCTGACACAGTTCCCCGGCCTGCAGGGGCACATGGAATTTCTTGACTGCTGGACACCCATTACTTACGAACGGTACTGTAATGCATATCATGGAGCATATATGGGATTCATTACGAAAAAAGGCGTAAAGTCTTTTCGTGTGAAAGGAATCATAAAAGGGATAAAAAATCTGTATATTGCCAGCCAGTGGGTTATGGCGCCGGGCGGACTTCCGGTAGCAGTAACAGCAGGAAAGTTCGCTGTGTGGCGGATTGTTCGGAAAGATAAAAAATGA
- a CDS encoding GNAT family N-acetyltransferase — protein sequence MKIHIRNAKPEEYGAVEAIMKQVQQMHIDWRPDIYRYSDTVLPADVFEQAVKDETFFVAEYEGIVAGILFIMYRHVEGPNQVARSVIFIDSMAVDENYRGKGIGHAFFEFLKELKKQKEYDGIELQVNGKNKAAFHMYENCGFTVKSINMELL from the coding sequence ATGAAAATTCATATCAGAAATGCAAAACCGGAAGAATATGGAGCGGTGGAAGCCATTATGAAGCAGGTGCAGCAAATGCATATTGACTGGCGGCCGGATATTTACAGATACAGTGACACGGTGCTGCCTGCTGACGTATTTGAACAGGCAGTGAAGGATGAAACATTTTTCGTTGCGGAATATGAGGGAATTGTGGCGGGAATTTTATTTATTATGTACCGACATGTCGAAGGTCCAAATCAGGTGGCCAGAAGTGTTATTTTCATTGATTCCATGGCAGTGGATGAAAATTACCGCGGGAAAGGGATTGGACATGCTTTTTTTGAGTTTCTGAAAGAACTGAAAAAGCAGAAGGAATATGACGGGATTGAGCTGCAGGTGAACGGGAAAAATAAAGCGGCTTTTCATATGTATGAAAATTGCGGATTTACTGTGAAATCCATAAATATGGAGCTGTTATAA
- a CDS encoding DUF4869 domain-containing protein gives MLSIIFNRGSKDIENTNYVFSPDTWFKYNYEEEWFEDELVKEMVRDVDDSTVISAYSIDSPVLGIIAPERLSGGVKALIIMYKEPTLIVNASACGNNCAKWILEIGKRQDITVRLGYEMEFEEPFEISVKNSGNVIHSYEEFLKEFQEVEIFEG, from the coding sequence ATGCTGAGTATTATTTTTAACAGAGGGTCAAAAGATATAGAAAATACGAATTATGTGTTCAGTCCGGATACATGGTTTAAATATAATTATGAAGAAGAATGGTTTGAAGATGAACTGGTAAAAGAAATGGTTCGGGATGTAGATGATTCAACAGTAATATCAGCGTATTCTATTGACAGTCCGGTACTTGGAATCATTGCGCCCGAACGATTGTCGGGAGGTGTGAAAGCACTTATTATTATGTATAAGGAACCCACGCTTATTGTTAATGCTTCTGCCTGTGGAAATAATTGTGCGAAATGGATACTGGAAATTGGGAAGAGACAGGATATTACCGTGAGACTGGGGTATGAAATGGAATTTGAAGAGCCTTTTGAAATTTCTGTCAAAAACAGTGGAAATGTAATTCACAGTTATGAAGAATTCTTAAAGGAATTTCAGGAGGTGGAAATTTTTGAAGGGTAA
- a CDS encoding nitroreductase family protein: MVLIFCADCRKWLSFYREAGLEPRKPGPGDLLLAVEDAVIAAQNGVTAAESLGIGSCYIGDVMECAEEMKELLSLPAYVYPACMLVFGRPVSQQKEREKPERFALSDMVCENAYQDKDSESIRAMFSGKTGNRDYESWMEAFWNRKYESEFSVEMNRSMEVYLKDFRKE; this comes from the coding sequence ATGGTACTGATTTTCTGTGCGGACTGCCGGAAATGGCTGTCCTTTTACCGGGAGGCAGGGCTGGAACCCAGAAAGCCGGGGCCGGGGGATTTGCTTCTGGCAGTGGAGGATGCGGTGATTGCGGCTCAGAATGGGGTGACGGCAGCGGAAAGCCTTGGCATCGGCTCCTGCTATATTGGAGATGTGATGGAGTGCGCGGAAGAAATGAAGGAGCTTCTGTCCCTTCCGGCTTATGTGTATCCTGCCTGTATGCTTGTATTCGGGCGGCCTGTCAGCCAGCAGAAAGAACGGGAAAAGCCGGAGCGGTTTGCCCTTTCCGATATGGTCTGTGAAAATGCTTATCAGGATAAAGACAGTGAAAGTATCCGCGCTATGTTTTCCGGAAAAACGGGAAACCGGGACTATGAATCCTGGATGGAAGCATTCTGGAACCGGAAATATGAAAGTGAATTTTCTGTGGAAATGAATCGCTCCATGGAAGTGTATCTGAAAGATTTCCGGAAGGAATGA
- a CDS encoding HAD hydrolase-like protein — protein sequence MEKYVIFDIDGTLNQTAPYAVEACQTALANRGKQVSAQEIISCIGLSPELIIRKFFGTLGKKN from the coding sequence ATGGAAAAATATGTAATCTTTGATATTGACGGAACCTTGAATCAGACAGCTCCCTATGCGGTGGAAGCCTGTCAGACAGCCCTGGCAAACAGGGGAAAACAGGTGTCGGCTCAGGAAATCATTTCCTGTATCGGATTAAGTCCGGAACTGATTATCCGAAAATTTTTCGGAACATTGGGGAAGAAGAACTGA